The following coding sequences are from one Perognathus longimembris pacificus isolate PPM17 chromosome 13, ASM2315922v1, whole genome shotgun sequence window:
- the LOC125361558 gene encoding olfactory receptor 8K3-like — protein METHNLTVVTEFILMGITDRPELQAPLFVLFLVIYLVSMVGNLGMIILTTVDSRLQSPMYFFLRHLSFTDLGYSTAVGPKMLVNFVVDQNTIARNLCATQLAFFLAFIICESFILSAMSYDRYVAICKPLLYTVIMSQRVCGVLVAIPYLYSIFLSLLITVKIFNLHFCGYKVVSHFCDSLPLISLLCSNTHEIEIIILISAGINLVSSLAVILFSYLLILIAIFKMNSVEGRHKALSTCGSHLTVVIVFYGTLIFMYVQPKSSHSFDTDKVASLFYTLVIPMLNPLIYSLRNKDVKSALDRLWKIL, from the coding sequence ATGGAGACACACAACCTCACAGTGGTGACTGAATTCATCCTGATGGGCATCACAGATCGTCCTGAGCTGCAGGCACCATTGTTCGTTCTGTTCCTCGTCATCTACTTGGTCTCCATGGTGGGCAACTTGGGCATGATCATCCTCACCACAGTGGACTCCAGGCTGCAGTCACCAATGTACTTTTTCCTCAGACACCTGTCCTTCACTGACCTTGGTTATTCTACAGCCGTGGGACCCAAAATGTTGGTCAATTTTGTTGTGGACCAAAACACAATTGCCCGTAATCTCTGTGCTACACAGTTGGCTTTCTTTCTTGCGTTCATCATTTGTGAATCATTTATTCTGTCTGCCATGTCCTacgaccgctatgtggccatctgcaaacccCTGCTATACACTGTCATCATGTCACAGAGGGTGTGTGGAGTGTTAGTGGCAATCCCCTATCTCTATAgtatttttctgtctcttctcatCACCGTAAAAATCTTTAATTTACACTTCTGTGGCTACAAGGTTGTCAGTCATTTTTGTGACAGCCTCCCCTTGATATCTTTGCTCTGCTCAAACACCCATGAAATTGAAATCATCATTTTGATCTCTGCAGGGATTAATTTGGTTTCATCTCTTGCAGTGATTCTTTTTTCTTACCTGCTCATCCTCATAGCCATTTTTAAGATGAACTCTGTGGAAGGCAGGCACAAAGCTCTTTCCACCTGTGGGTCTCATCTGACTGTGGTCATAGTCTTCTATGGGACATTGATCTTTATGTATGTGCAGCCCAAGTCCAGTCACTCTTTTGACACTGATAAGGTGGCTTCCCTCTTTTACACCCTGGTCATCCCCATGTTGAATCCCTTGATTTATAGCTTGAGGAACAAAGATGTCAAATCTGCTCTTGATAGGCTGTGGAAAATCCTCTGA
- the LOC125361464 gene encoding olfactory receptor 8K5-like: MDQQNFTMPTEFILTGVTRRPELQLPLFGVFLLIYTVTVVGNLGMIILTKLDSHLHTPMYFFIRHLAFIDLGNSTVICPKMLVNFVVDQNTISYYACATQLALFLMFIISEFFILSSMAYDRYVAICNPLLYNVIMSQRLCHVLVGLPYLYSAFQALLFTIKIFSLTFCGSNIISHFYCDDIPLLPMLCSNAQEIQFLIIAFSSFNLTSSLFIVLISYILILLAVSRMKSTEGRKKVFSTCGSHLTVVMVFYGTLFFMYLQPKSTDTFETDKIASVFYTLVIPMLNPLIYSLRNKEVKNAFHRIFKNLCK; encoded by the coding sequence ATGGACCAACAGAACTTTACAATGCCTACTGAGTTCATTCTTACGGGAGTCACAAGGCGGCCAGAGTTGCAGCTCCCCCTTTTTGGGGTCTTCCTTCTCATCTACACAGTCACAGTGGTAGGAAACCTGGGCATGATCATTCTAACCAAGCTGGACTCTCACCTACACACACCTATGTATTTCTTCATCAGACACCTGGCCTTCATCGACCTTGGCAATTCCACTGTCATTTGTCCCAAGATGTTGGTGAATTTTGTGGTGGACCAGAATACCATTTCCTATTATGCTTGTGCCACACAGCTGGCACTCTTCCTGATGTTTATTATCAGTGAATTTTTCATCTTGTCCTctatggcctatgaccgctatgtggccatctgtaaCCCTCTGCTCTACAATGTCATCATGTCTCAGAGGCTCTGTCATGTGCTGGTGGGCCTCCCATACCTCTACAGTGCCTTTCAAGCTTTGTTGTTTACTATTAAGATTTTTTCTTTGACCTTCTGTGGGTCTAATATCATTAGTCATTTCTACTGTGATGATATTCCTCTGTTGCCTATGCTGTGCTCAAATGCACAGGAAATACAATTCTTGATCATAGCATTTTCATCATTTAACCTGACCTCCTCCCTCTTCATAGTCCTAATATCTTACATTCTGATTCTTTTAGCTGTAAGTAGAATGAAAtctacagaaggaaggaaaaaagttttCTCCACATGTGGCTCTCATCTAACAGTGGTGATGGTATTCTATGGGACTCTGTTTTTCATGTACTTACAACCCAAATCAACTGACACTTTTGAGACTGATAAAATAGCTTCTGTGTTTTACACATTGGTGATCCCAATGCTGAACCCTTTGATCTATAGCTTAAGGAACAAGGAGGTTAAAAATGCCTTCCACAGAATCTTTAAGAATTTGTGTAAGTGA